The following nucleotide sequence is from Hirundo rustica isolate bHirRus1 chromosome 24, bHirRus1.pri.v3, whole genome shotgun sequence.
CCCGAAGTGCCTGGAAACCTGGAGCGCTGAGTTGGATTCAGTCTTTTATTCACAGCTCATCACCACACCCGCATCCGAAGGAGGAGAAGCTTTTTCCAGGGCTGAAATCCCCCCCGGATGCTGCTCAGCATCCCTGGGACGCCGTGGCAAAGCCCACCCTGTTGTTGGCCACGTCGAAGATGGAATAATACTGCCGGAGGAAGAGGTTCCCCAGGATCCAGAGGGGCTGGCCGCTGGCAGAGGACACGTAGGTGCTTTCCACCCCCACCGTGCAAATCCCATCgttctggggagaaaaaaaaaaataatccgaATCGGTcgcaggaagcagcagaaactCCGGAAAAGGAACTCTGATTTTTCTACCCGGGCAGAACAGCAGATTCTGCCACAAAAATTGGGCTGGGGGAAATCCACCTACCTGCAGGACGTAGACGGAGGGAGGCAGCGGTAACCAGGCTCCGGCGATGGCGAAATAGAGGCTGGGCATTTTGGGGACGGTGCTGCAGTCAACGAGGAACTGCAGGAGAGGCAAGGagggctcagcacagccagggctggcactggcCTTTGTTCAGTGCCCACCACAGCCCTGATGGTGCCAGACCCACGTTTGTCaattgttttttcatttttttcccccactgcagcgctgctccagggctgttcCTGATGGTGCCAGACCCCCCTTCAtgaaattattctgtttttccCCCACTGCAGGATGGTTCCTGATGGTTCCAGACCCCCAGTCATGAAATTATTCCGTTTTTCCCCCACTGCAGGATGGTTCCTGATGGTTCCAGACCCCCAGTCatgaaattattccatttttccCCCACTGCAGCGCTGTTCCAGGGCTGTTCCTGAGAGTGCCAGCCCCACATTCATCAAactatttcctttctcccccaCTGAAGGGCTGTTCCTGACAGTGCCAGACCcacatttatcttttttattttcattttctcccacTGCAGCGCTGTTCCAGGGCTGTTCCTGATGGTTCCAGACCCTCATTCatgaaattattccatttttccCCCACTCCAGCGCTGTTCCAGGGCTGTTCCTGACAGTGCCAGACCCACAtctatcttttttattttcattttcccctcaTTGCAGCGCTGTTCCAGGGCTGTTCCTGGTGGTTCCAGACCCCCATTCATGAAATGATTTAATTTTCCCCTCGTTGCAGGGCTGTTCCTGATGGTTCCAGACCCACATTTTACCACTCCTTAATAATTtatcaaattatttcatttcccCCCCActccagccctgttccagcGCTGTTCCTGATGGTGTCAGCCCCACTTTTatccatttatttcattttccccccactccagccctgttccagcGCTGTTCCTGATGGTGTCAGCCCCACTTTTatccatttatttcatttttccccGACTCCAGCCCTCATTTTatcaatttatttcctttccccccACTCCAGGCCTGTTCCAGGCGGgatatttttgctcttttggGCTCTCTGGGATCTCAGCCCCATCCTCACCCTGCCCACCTACCCCACGGTCGCTCTCCTGGGCACCCAGAGCCCGCAGCAGCGCTGGCATGAAGGGACCTGGCACCGTCAGCAGGAAAGTCCCCGTGTCCACAATCCCGTGACAACCTTGGCTGCACCATCCAGTGACCTCCATCCCCACGGAAaacctggaaaagcagcaggaaaaaaggggTTGGGAAaaggttggggaaaaaaaccaacccccgAACTCGCTCCGAGCTGGGCGGTGCAGCGCTCACCCCTCGACGCCGATCTTCCAGTAAAATTCCTGGATCACCGGAGCCCAGAAAATCTCCCCGGAGAAGAGCTGGGCGTCAACCCCGCCCAGGATGATTTCCCCGCCGTAATTGTAGGTGGGGTTGCTGGAAAGACAAAATCAGCCCCAAAATCGGCCCCAAAATCAGCTCCAAAATCAGCcccaaaatctgattttttattttctctgatgGCTTCCCCACCATAATTATATGTCGGGGTTGCTGGAAAGACAAAATCAGCCCCAAAATCAGCCCCAAAATCAGCccaaaatctgattttgtttttttttctctgatgacTTCCCCACCATAATTGTATGTCAGGGTTGTTGGAAAGACAAAATCAGCCCCAAAATCAGCTCCAAAATCAGCCCCAAAATCAGCTCCAAAATCAGCCCAAAatctgtttttggttttttttctctgatgacTTCCCCACCATAATTATATGTTGGGGTTGCTGGAAAGACTCAAAAATCTGCACCAAAATTGGTTCCAAAATCAGccaaaatctaaataaaatctGCCCAAAATCTGAACAAATTTAGcccaaaatctgaatttttgttCTGTGATGGCTTCCCCACTGTAATTATATGTCGGGGTTGCTGGAAGGACGCAAAATCAGcccccaaaccagccccaaacTCAGGCCAAAATCTGAATAAATTCAGCCCAAATTTGGAATTTTTGCTCTGTGATGACTTCCTCACTGTAATTATATGTCGGGCTTGCTGGCAAGACAAAATCAGCCCCAAAATCAGAtcaaaaatctgaatttctgctCCGTGACGACTCCCCCACCACAATTACATGCCGGGCTTGCTGGAAAGACACAAAATCAACCTAAAATCTGAATAAAACCGGGCTAAAATCTGTATCAAATCAGCCCCGAACCCAAACTCCTGCCCCGCGGAGCTCCGcgaggagaagctgtggctggaggGGAGGACGGAGCcgggctgtgcctggggctcTCACCGCGAGAAGAAGAAGCTGAAGATGGgtttgctgagctgctcctgctgcagcaaatTCTGCAGCAGCGTGGGGAAGCCGGGGATGGCAACGCCCGGGTAAGCCAAGCCTAAAATCCCGTCGAAGCCCAGGTAGGAGAAGGGGCTGCTGGGCTCGTCCAGGCTCAGCCCGAACTCCTGGTCCCTGAGGGTGATGTTCTGGATCTGCGGgggagaggaatgagatttgtctttacgaacaagccctgggtctgctggtggGTAAAACTGAGAGATGAGAGGAACGATCTGAAGGATTCTGCCGGTGgatggatggaaaagaagatacttgcctttaaaaacaaagcatggGTTTGTTCgtaaaagaaatggaatattgaaagatgaaagcaacagtggggaaaacccataaatcccgTAAGAATTAAATATTAGCGGGggtttatacattaaaaggggagTTTTAGGTTTTAGGCATTTGGGGAAGTCTGCACCTCTCAGGTACCTCAGGCaagggggaaagagagagggaaatgcggccgggaaattgggataaaaaggaggctgcgtcctccgaaaaactgagagaccccaggggaagtgccccatggcctctccctttattggaataaagtaAAAGCACTCCTCTGgctcctttttggacataaacctctggcgttcgtggattaattttcctaacacagggagagggaagatgCTGGGAGACGTCGGGATTTGGTCACCAAAGGTGACTCTGCACTGGCAGAGGCTCTGTCCCTGTCGCTGATGGGGTCAGGAGTGAATTGTCACgttttattgttctttttttacCAGAGTCGGGATTAAATGCTTGAGATGGTGTTTCTTGTTCAGACTCGGGTGTTTATTCGTTCTTATCTgtgttacagtctcacaagctgtgagttctgGTGAACAAAGTAGGAAACAGCTCTGTCTCTACCTCTCTATGAGGCCCTTTAAGGATAAATTGTCCAATTAAGAAATAACacctgaatattttttaattttaacccaataaccaaccatCCATGGCCGGCAATGcggatttttctacccaataacaaaacaccacccaaacccatgaagaaggtgaaaaaggacTGGCCTCCTCCCTAAttcctccatcttgctttatatatttattactatattctaaacccttaaactctcaGTTTTGCgccctgtgatatcacacacttctatccaaaccccacacccacaatcccagtgctgtcactcaattttgggagctgctccacggcctcaggtcagtgcagtgtttgcttgggggtcagcggctctcagcacagaaaggctggaattctcagtgcccGGGATTCCAACACTGACCcatggttttttcccctcactctttttattccacaaaaaaaaccccaaaaaaaccccccaaaaaaaccccaaaaaacccacacccaccaaaaaaacctcacaaaaccaaaaaaacccacaaacaagcaaacaaaaaaccaaaaaaaacccacccccaaaacaaacaaacaaacaaaaaaccccccaaccaaACAGGTTTTGCCTCTTAAATGggtttaaaatcacattttcgCTGCGTGCCAGTCTCACACGGAGCATTGCTCATTTGCCTGAGGAAGCTCAGATGGACCCAAAGCAAATCCTGGTGGACAAAGACATTCTTCCCTTatcccagagccaggctgggaaacccagagggctgggaatgggttTGTTTAGGGCTGGGAATGGGTTTGTTTAGGGCTGGGAATGGGTTTGTTTAGGGCTGGGAATGGATTTCTTTAGGGCTGGGAATGGGTTTCTTTAGGGCTGGGAATGGGTTCCTTTAGGGCTGGGAATGGGTTTGTTTAGGGCTGGGAATGGGTTTGTTTAGGGCTGGGAATGGGTTTCTTTAGGGCTGGGAATGTGTTTATTTAGGGCTGGGAATGGGTTTCTTTAGGGCTGGGAATGGGTTCCTTTAGGGCTGGGAATGGGTTTGTTTAGGGCTGGGAATGGGTTTCTTTAGGGCTGGGAATGTGTTTATTTAGGGCTGGGAATGGATTTCTTTAGGGCTGGGAATGGGTTTGTTTAGGGCTGGGAATGGGTTTGTTTAGGGCTGGGAATGGGTTTGTTTAGGGCTGGGAATGGGTTTCTTTAGGGCTGGGAATGGGTTTGTTTAGGGCTGGGAATGGATTTCTTTAGGGTTTGTTTGCAGATCCCAGTCTAGGAGTGAATTCACGCTGACACACCTTAATTTAACCAGGAGCCAATCCCCAGATTAAAAAGGTACTTTTTAAGGTACTGGCCGAGTTTTTAACTCACTGTCACAGTGTCACATCCCAACGCCACCGACACGTCCCCAAAGCCGTAGCTCAGGGTGTAGCTGGCGTCGATGCCCAGGAAGGTGGAGGACAGGCTGTGGTTGAACCTGGCGTgatcctctgcagggacagaaggTGACAGCCCCCAGGTCGGTCACAGCCATCCCCACCGGGACAGGCTGCGCGGGGAACGGGGCACCAAACCAGTCCCGCCAGTTTGGTGGCCCCAGACGCCCTCGGGTGGCACCGGTGTCCCTGTCACGGCTGCCAGGGGTGTCCCCCAGGGGTGCTCACCgcaggctgggctctggcagtaGGTGGAGGGCACCCAGAGGTTGGCAGAGCCGGTGTCAAAGATCACCAGGaagttttggggaggggtcccgatGCCGATCTCCCCGAAGTAGAAGGTCTGTGAACGAGAACTTGGGTGGGTTTCTGCTCCTTGCCTGGTTCTTTCCATAAGGTTTTTGAGCCCCGGATTGTTGCTCGTGGGCCTGGAGGGCTCCGAAGCACAGAAAGGGACAATGATTTGTCCTGGACAAATTCAGGAACGTGGGACAGCCCTGGAAACATCAGCTCTGATCTTTTGGAGAAAGGATTTCTCTGTCCCAAATCCAGCTCAGGCTTCCTGCGCTCCCAGCCCTCGGGGCCAGCctaaacccccccaaaaacccttCCCAAAGCCCTGACCTGGGGAGTGGGAGTGAGCTGAGCCCCCAGGAGCCAGGAAAGCCAAGAAGGGCTCCCCAAAAACCTGAGCCGGCtcagaggggaaaggaaaacctTCAGCACTCACATCCAGGTGGTTCAGCAGAGGTTCATAAGTCACAGCGCCTCGGAGCTGGTATTTCCTCCCCGGGTCCCCCGGCAGGGTGTTCAGGAGCCCCTCGGGCAGCTCCTCTCTGATCAGCTCCCGCACAGACCTGCCCCTCCTCAGGGGGATCCTGCGGGGTGCAGAGACCCCCCTGTGCACCCCCTGTGCCGGGGGgagcccctctgcagcaggCCCCTCATCCTCACCCCCAGACCCCTCATCCTCACCCCCAGGCCCCTCATCCTCACCCCCAGACCCCTCATCCTTGCCCCCAAATCCTTcatcccccctgcccccagacccccatcctcatcctcatctgCCCCCAGACCCCCCATCCTCACCCCCAGGcccctcatcctcatccccaaCCCCCATCCTCACCCCCAGACCCCCTGTCCTCACCCCTGACTCCCATCTTCACCCCCAGACCCCTCATCCTCCCTtgcccccagagcccccacCCTCACCCCACCTGCCCCCAGACCCACCTGAGCATCCCCTCCCCGAGCgggaggcacagcagggccagcgCCAGCCCCCACATGTCCCCGGCGGTGGCTCGGTGGCAGCTCCGGGGCCgggacaggctgggaatggCCAGATCCGtgcccagctccttccccctgccctcaatccctgctcccaccctcGCCTTCGTCACCGCCTGATTTCCCTCCTCACCCAGCCCCTGATACCGAGACCAAATACGGGACATCTGATAAAAAGCGAAAGGCGGCCGTTATCACCGAGTTGAaggcttttcctccctccctcagccccagctccggGTTTCCcgaaaacaaaggcaaaaaccGCACGCAGCCTTTCCAGCAAAGGGAAATTCCAGCTGCTGGTGCTCTGGGAATGGGCAGGAGCAGCCGTGGTCCAGGTGGTCCAGGTGCCCGCAGACCTGCTGGCTGCTTCCATCCAAGTTTTTGGGCACGGAATGATGCTTGGAATCATCAGAAGCTCAGGAAACCCCCACCCCGGGTTTCCCTTGTTCCTCCGTCGCATCCTGATGGATCTGCCTTGGCCTGGGCAGATCCCGCCGGGAGCAAAGGggacagcagagagctgcagggacgGGGCCAGCCCTCGCTGGTCCCCTCCTGCCACCACCACCCTGTTTCCAGCGGGAAATTCCTGTTccagagggaggagaaggagaagggagaaggagaagggagaaggagaagggagaaggagaaggagaaggagaaggagaaggagaaggagaaggagaaggagaaggagaaggagaaggagaaggagaaggagaaggagaaggagaaggagaaggagaaggagaaggagaaggagaaggagaaggagaaggagaaggagaaggagaaggagaaggagaaggagaaggaggagaagaaggaggagaagaaggaggagaagaaggaggagaagaaggaggagaagaaggaggagaagaaggaggagaagaagaaggagaagaaggaggagaagaaggaggagaagaaggaggagaagaaggagaagaaggaggaggatgaggaatgcccttccctgctgtccGAGCCCGCTTAATCTCAgtctcagctctcagcctgtGTCAATATTTTGACACCGAGCTCGGAGCACTCTGTGTCCTTCCCCCGGCAAGTGACAGAGCCCTGAACACATCTGAGAAGGAGCTCAGGTGATAAAAGAGCTTCTGAGAAAGGACTCCGGGTCCTGGGAAGGAGCGGGGTCACCCAGCCTCCCCCGGCGCAGGGCGCTCCCCATCCCCTCGGCCGCACCCTCCCATTCCTGATATTCCCGGCGCACTtttcccaggctgagcagccccgcTTCAGGGGTCATTTGGGTGTCGTGACTCAGCTCTGGCGATAAAGAACTTCCGAGAAGCTCTGGGAAGGAGCGGGGTCCCCCCCGCCCGGGGTGCGCCCCATCCCCTTGGGCCACACCTCCCCGCAATTCCCGATCCTCCAGCGCggcttttccctggctgagcagccccagctcggAGTTTAGGGGACGTTTGGGTGTCACGGCTCGCCTCACAGCCTCACATTCCCGCTCGGATAAACCACAGGGCTTTGGCAAACCTTTTCCAGCTGCGGGGAAAGTCAGCGGCTTCCCCCCTGAGCTTCCCCGAGGGCTGGAGGGGGGGACTGCACATCCCTGGGGATTTATCCCCGGAGCTCATCCCAGCACTCACCTTCCTGGAGAACCCCTCGTGGTGCTCCCGACAAACCCAGGAGCCTCAGAGACCATCTGGGATGTCATTTGTTACGTTTTATAAGCACATTATCGTGTTATTggctttttgcaaatattaaaatgaacgCTGTATGCATAACGTTGGAAAGCTCTGCTGTGTTAATacagtttcttttatttctgctattaatCAAACTTAGAAATAGCAGTGTGATGAATATATGTATTTCTTAGGCTATagcataatattaaaataaagactGCTTTTATTCATATAACATCTAAACcggaaaacagaaaagaaaatcagaacttCCCCCCTGCATTCCTGAATTTTCTTATCCAGATGAAGATGGTGCTGACCAGAGCTCCAGGGGAGGAATTCATTAAACCTCTGTTATCAGGGAGTGGGAGACTGGatagagaaataaaacaccagaagaaataaaacacattgaTAGAATGGGTGGAGGTCAGAGGTTAAAACCAACATCTACAAGGAAAGTTTAAATAAGGTGCAAGAGGTCGATGAATTTATAACAAACCAGTACATTTAAAGAAGTGCTTTCTAAGTTACTACGTGCTCTTAGCTGAACGCCGTAATTGTTTATTAAATTAACCATTTGCTTTATTTCTACCCCCTAATCGTCTTTTTTACTAAACTTTTTCAATTTTACCAAGAAAGCCAGCTTCGTTTTTCACATTACAGGAAGGCGTTGAGGACACAGCGGCACAGAAATCCCGAGGGGTGGGGACgggaaggaacagaaatatccctgggaatgctgtgggCACTCTGGGGGCcgggagaggggctggaatttcctcctccctcccctagGCCGACGTGGCGAAGCCCACGCGGTTGTTGGCCATGTCGAAGACGGTGTAATATTCCTTGAGGAAAACGTCCCCCAGGATCCAGAGGGGCTGCCCGTCCTGGGAGGGCAGGTAGGTGACCTCGATGGCCAGCGTGCAGTAACCATTGCTCTGCGGAGGGGAATCACGGGGGCTcagcgccgccgccggccccggcggcCCCGGGAGGATTCCCGGGAATTCCCGGGACGCGTCCCACACGTACGTTGAGGACGTAGGCGGAGGGGGAGAGCGGGAGCTGGGCGCCGCCGATGCCGAAGGCGATGGGGGGCATGCTCTGCGTGTCGTTGCAGTCCACGGCGTActggggggacacgggcacGGGACAGAGGTCACGGCGCGCCGGGGTGACAAACGCTGCCAGCCCCTGGCGCTGCCACACCCCGGGATCGTgcaatggtttgggtgggaagtgACAATGAAGCTCGTCCGGTGTCACCCCcgccatggcagggacactttttgctgtcccagggtgctccagcccggcctgggacactgccagggatccaggggcggctgcagctcctctgggaaatccattgcagggcctccccaccctcacagggaggaattccttccctgcaTCAAACCTagatttcctctctttccaCCTGAACTCATCCCCCCTCATCCCGGCACCCTTGTCCCGAGTCCTTCTCTGGTTCCCCTGGAGCCCCTTCCGATCCCGGAACAGGCTGTGAGCAATTCCACACAAcgttcccttctccaggctgaacatccccaCCTTTCCCAGCCCGCTGTCCCCTCACCCTCCCGTCGCACCCGCGGTCCCTTGTCCTGCCGGTGCCACACGTGTTCTGTGGGACCTGGGCTCTGATTCCCACGCAGGCTCCCCCCTGCTCCAGGCCCCCCAAAACGCCCACGCTCACCCCATAGCTGGTCTCCTGGGCTCCCAGGGCCTCCAGGATGCTCTCTAGGTACTCCTGGGGCACAGTCAGCAGGAACGTCCCCGTGTCCACGATggcctggcagccctggctgcaccAGCCACTCACTGACTGCCCGACGGCAAACCTGGGAGGA
It contains:
- the LOC120762793 gene encoding pepsin B-like — translated: MSRIWSRYQGLGEEGNQAVTKARVGAGIEGRGKELGTDLAIPSLSRPRSCHRATAGDMWGLALALLCLPLGEGMLRIPLRRGRSVRELIREELPEGLLNTLPGDPGRKYQLRGAVTYEPLLNHLDTFYFGEIGIGTPPQNFLVIFDTGSANLWVPSTYCQSPACEDHARFNHSLSSTFLGIDASYTLSYGFGDVSVALGCDTVTIQNITLRDQEFGLSLDEPSSPFSYLGFDGILGLAYPGVAIPGFPTLLQNLLQQEQLSKPIFSFFFSRNPTYNYGGEIILGGVDAQLFSGEIFWAPVIQEFYWKIGVEGFSVGMEVTGWCSQGCHGIVDTGTFLLTVPGPFMPALLRALGAQESDRGFLVDCSTVPKMPSLYFAIAGAWLPLPPSVYVLQNDGICTVGVESTYVSSASGQPLWILGNLFLRQYYSIFDVANNRVGFATASQGC